The proteins below come from a single Salinilacihabitans rarus genomic window:
- a CDS encoding DUF6653 family protein gives MTTRESLAERFRARHANPWSGYTRSPLGPAPLFALYRRGRRLVGSILPYVAIDPVLVPEPETTDAWISRSVLGEKRRLAGGHGVFEATGPGTLTRPNAVAYCYGPSGADERSPRATGIGATLAPTGKPPYPRRMVNYYDERSKGLGEPA, from the coding sequence ATGACGACGCGCGAATCGCTCGCAGAACGGTTCCGGGCCCGGCACGCGAACCCGTGGAGCGGCTACACACGGTCGCCCCTCGGGCCGGCGCCGTTGTTCGCGCTGTACCGGCGCGGCCGGCGGCTGGTCGGGTCGATACTCCCGTACGTCGCGATCGACCCCGTGCTCGTTCCCGAACCGGAGACGACGGACGCGTGGATCAGCCGAAGCGTGCTCGGCGAGAAACGGCGGCTCGCGGGCGGGCACGGGGTCTTCGAGGCCACCGGCCCGGGAACGCTGACCCGCCCGAACGCGGTCGCGTACTGCTACGGTCCCTCCGGGGCCGACGAGCGGAGTCCGCGAGCGACGGGGATCGGCGCCACCCTCGCGCCGACGGGCAAACCGCCGTACCCCCGGCGGATGGTCAACTATTACGACGAACGGTCGAAAGGCCTAGGAGAGCCCGCATGA
- a CDS encoding helix-hairpin-helix domain-containing protein has product MGPEFTPDDVGKAVESAAGEEIGTIAAVEGDVAHVEARSGVVDSIRATIGWRAASDDAVSIRRDEVAEIGGDAIRLAADAEPGESDGTGGAVEEGDDAAEIGAPEPDLDETGADGTSRTAEPAPVGEPGAVPEPDASGTPDAVGEPTASDDLDRRSDVEREADAGGESAAEVGAGDVRDVDPGALRPADEAGGTAPVGEAAMERRAGRHPAGESRATADDARGGRAERDDRESVLADPFAPQRTAIEGSRLLFEGGVAIQRSAGELALRALGSQVAAQRRGFELAGAAARAPLEANRDAADEVDRGGRPGRRLELVDGVDAMYRERLQEAGIATLDDLAAADPATVAAAAAVTEKRAESWIEQASA; this is encoded by the coding sequence ATGGGGCCGGAGTTCACACCCGACGACGTCGGAAAGGCGGTCGAGAGCGCCGCGGGCGAGGAGATCGGAACGATCGCCGCGGTCGAGGGGGACGTCGCCCACGTCGAAGCCCGCTCCGGCGTGGTCGACTCGATCAGGGCGACGATCGGCTGGCGGGCCGCGAGCGATGACGCCGTCTCGATCCGCCGGGACGAGGTCGCCGAGATCGGCGGCGACGCGATCCGCCTCGCGGCCGACGCGGAACCGGGCGAGAGCGACGGGACGGGCGGCGCGGTCGAGGAGGGGGACGACGCGGCCGAAATCGGTGCGCCGGAACCGGACCTCGACGAGACGGGAGCGGACGGGACGTCACGGACGGCCGAACCGGCCCCGGTCGGGGAGCCGGGCGCGGTCCCGGAGCCCGACGCGTCCGGAACGCCGGACGCGGTCGGGGAGCCGACCGCGTCTGACGACCTCGACCGGCGAAGCGACGTCGAACGCGAGGCCGACGCCGGCGGGGAGTCCGCCGCCGAGGTCGGTGCGGGCGACGTCCGCGACGTGGACCCGGGCGCCCTCCGGCCGGCCGACGAGGCGGGCGGGACGGCCCCCGTCGGCGAGGCCGCGATGGAGCGCCGCGCCGGACGGCACCCGGCGGGCGAGAGCCGGGCGACAGCCGACGACGCGAGGGGCGGTAGAGCGGAGCGAGACGACCGCGAGAGCGTCCTCGCGGATCCGTTCGCCCCCCAGCGGACGGCGATCGAGGGGAGTCGACTGCTGTTCGAGGGCGGCGTAGCGATCCAGCGAAGCGCCGGCGAACTGGCGCTGCGTGCGCTCGGGAGTCAGGTGGCGGCCCAGCGCCGCGGGTTCGAACTCGCCGGGGCGGCGGCCCGCGCCCCGCTCGAAGCGAACCGGGACGCGGCCGACGAGGTCGACCGCGGCGGCCGGCCCGGACGGCGACTCGAACTCGTCGACGGCGTCGACGCGATGTACCGCGAGCGCCTGCAGGAGGCGGGCATCGCCACCCTCGACGACCTCGCCGCGGCCGATCCGGCGACCGTCGCCGCCGCCGCGGCCGTCACGGAGAAACGCGCCGAGAGCTGGATCGAGCAGGCCAGCGCGTAG
- the prf1 gene encoding peptide chain release factor aRF-1 gives MSQEGEQETSDRKKYEFRKVIEDLKNYEGSGTQLVTIYVPEDRQISDVVAHVTQEHSEASNIKSKQTRTNVQDALTSIKDRLRYYKDPPENGMVLFSGAVDSGGGQTEMVTKVLESPPQPVQSFRYHCDSDFLTEPLEQMLTDSGLYGLIVLDRREANVGWLKGKRIEPVKSASSLVPGKQRKGGQSAQRFARLRLEAIDNFYQEVAEMGNDLFVPKRHDLDGILVGGPSPTKDEFLDGDYLHHEIQDKVIGKFDVAYTDESGLRELVDNAEEALADAEVMQDKRVMERFFKELHAGDLATYGFEQTRTNLMMGSVDQLLLSEDLRKDVVTYDCPECGNTDYEMIDRRTSTPAHTCTDCGADVEASEEDREDAIEHLMTIAEQRGTETKFISTDFEKGEQLYNAFGGVAGILRYSTGV, from the coding sequence ATGAGCCAGGAGGGCGAGCAGGAGACCTCCGACCGGAAGAAGTACGAGTTCCGGAAGGTGATAGAGGATCTCAAGAACTACGAGGGGTCGGGGACGCAACTGGTCACCATCTACGTTCCCGAGGACCGCCAGATCAGCGACGTGGTCGCCCACGTCACCCAGGAGCACAGCGAAGCCTCCAACATCAAGTCCAAGCAGACCCGGACGAACGTTCAGGACGCGCTGACGAGCATCAAAGACCGCCTCCGCTACTACAAGGATCCGCCGGAGAACGGGATGGTGCTGTTCTCCGGGGCCGTCGACTCCGGCGGCGGCCAGACCGAGATGGTCACCAAGGTTCTGGAGAGTCCGCCCCAGCCGGTCCAGTCGTTCCGCTACCACTGTGACTCCGACTTTCTCACCGAACCGCTGGAGCAGATGCTCACCGACAGCGGGCTCTACGGCCTGATCGTCCTCGACCGCCGCGAGGCCAACGTCGGCTGGCTCAAAGGCAAACGGATCGAACCGGTCAAATCCGCCTCCTCGCTCGTCCCCGGCAAGCAGCGCAAAGGTGGCCAGTCCGCCCAGCGATTCGCCCGCCTGCGCCTCGAAGCCATCGACAACTTCTACCAGGAGGTCGCCGAGATGGGCAACGACCTGTTCGTCCCCAAGCGCCACGACCTCGACGGCATCCTCGTCGGCGGCCCCTCGCCCACCAAAGACGAGTTCCTAGACGGCGACTACCTCCACCACGAGATCCAGGACAAGGTGATCGGCAAGTTCGACGTCGCCTACACCGACGAGTCCGGCCTGCGCGAACTCGTCGACAACGCCGAGGAGGCACTCGCCGACGCCGAGGTGATGCAGGACAAGCGGGTGATGGAGCGGTTCTTCAAGGAACTCCACGCCGGCGACCTCGCGACCTACGGCTTCGAGCAGACCCGAACCAACCTCATGATGGGGTCGGTCGACCAACTGCTGCTCAGCGAGGACCTCCGCAAGGACGTCGTCACCTACGACTGCCCGGAGTGTGGCAACACCGACTACGAGATGATCGACCGGCGCACGTCGACGCCCGCCCACACCTGCACCGACTGCGGGGCCGACGTCGAGGCCTCCGAGGAGGACCGCGAGGACGCCATCGAGCACCTCATGACGATCGCCGAACAGCGCGGCACCGAGACGAAGTTCATCTCCACGGACTTCGAGAAGGGCGAACAGCTCTACAACGCCTTCGGCGGCGTCGCCGGGATACTGCGGTACAGTACCGGCGTCTAA
- a CDS encoding helix-turn-helix transcriptional regulator — protein sequence MTRDDHFDALRAVSRRRRLLAALADGPASKAALADALDRSRSTVDRAVRELESLELLERDADGVCLTVPGRLALAECRRSADVLETVCEAGPHLECLPADAPLDRRLFEGATVHEPEPHAPNEIVEEIAELLDDAALFRCFSGAERTPLFRERIYERTVGGDLDAEAVFTDDLVAYLLESIPEALHEVIVRGGFDVYARASVPYSLALLEGPDGRYTFVVAADGREVRAVVRNESPAAFEWGMDVYRRYRAEATRLPPPG from the coding sequence ATGACCCGCGACGACCACTTCGACGCCCTGCGCGCGGTCTCCCGGCGGCGACGTCTCCTCGCGGCGCTCGCGGACGGACCGGCGTCGAAGGCGGCCCTCGCGGACGCCCTCGACCGCTCGCGCTCGACCGTCGACCGGGCGGTGCGCGAACTCGAGTCGCTCGAACTCCTCGAACGCGACGCGGACGGCGTCTGCCTCACCGTCCCGGGCCGACTCGCGCTCGCGGAGTGTCGGCGCAGCGCCGACGTCCTCGAGACGGTCTGCGAGGCGGGCCCGCACCTCGAATGTCTCCCGGCGGACGCCCCGCTCGACCGGCGCCTGTTCGAGGGGGCGACGGTTCACGAACCCGAACCGCACGCGCCGAACGAAATCGTCGAGGAGATCGCCGAGTTGCTCGACGATGCCGCCCTGTTTCGCTGTTTCTCCGGCGCCGAGCGCACGCCCCTCTTTCGCGAACGGATCTACGAGCGGACCGTCGGCGGCGATCTGGACGCCGAGGCGGTGTTCACCGACGACCTCGTCGCCTACTTGCTGGAGTCGATCCCGGAGGCGCTCCACGAGGTGATCGTCCGCGGCGGGTTCGACGTCTACGCGAGGGCGTCGGTCCCGTACAGCCTCGCTCTCCTCGAGGGCCCCGACGGGCGGTACACCTTCGTGGTCGCGGCCGACGGTCGCGAGGTGCGGGCGGTCGTCCGCAACGAGTCTCCCGCGGCGTTCGAGTGGGGGATGGACGTCTACCGGCGCTACCGGGCCGAGGCGACGCGGCTCCCGCCGCCGGGGTGA
- a CDS encoding V-type ATP synthase subunit D, whose product MAKDVKPTRKELMQIEERIDLSERGHGTLEKKRDGLIMEFMDILDRAQDVRGDLAEDYERAQKKIDMARAMEGDVAVRGAAAALHDHPEITTEAKNIMGVVVPQIESSRVSKGLDQRGYGIIGTSARIDEAAEAYEDLLESIILAAEVETAMKKMLREIETTKRRVNALEFKLLPELHSNKEYIEQKLEEQEREEIFRLKKIKEKKEQEEREAREAEAEAASDDDLEQEATVGGLPGGD is encoded by the coding sequence ATGGCCAAGGACGTCAAACCCACTCGGAAGGAGTTGATGCAGATCGAGGAGCGCATCGACCTCTCCGAGCGGGGCCACGGCACCCTCGAAAAGAAGCGGGACGGCCTGATCATGGAGTTCATGGACATCCTCGACCGCGCACAGGACGTCCGCGGGGACCTCGCGGAGGACTACGAGCGGGCCCAGAAGAAAATCGACATGGCCCGGGCGATGGAGGGCGACGTCGCGGTCCGCGGGGCCGCCGCCGCGCTGCACGACCACCCCGAGATCACCACCGAGGCCAAGAACATCATGGGCGTCGTCGTCCCGCAGATCGAGTCCTCGCGCGTCTCGAAGGGGCTCGACCAGCGCGGCTACGGTATCATCGGCACCTCCGCGCGCATCGACGAGGCCGCCGAGGCCTACGAGGACCTGCTGGAGAGCATCATCCTCGCCGCCGAGGTCGAGACGGCGATGAAGAAGATGCTGCGGGAGATCGAGACCACGAAACGGCGCGTCAACGCCCTCGAGTTCAAACTCCTGCCCGAACTCCACTCGAACAAGGAGTACATCGAGCAGAAACTCGAAGAGCAAGAGCGCGAGGAGATCTTCCGCCTGAAGAAGATCAAGGAGAAAAAAGAGCAGGAAGAGCGCGAGGCCCGCGAAGCCGAAGCGGAGGCCGCCAGCGACGACGACCTGGAACAGGAGGCGACCGTCGGCGGCCTGCCCGGCGGCGACTGA
- a CDS encoding helix-turn-helix transcriptional regulator: MSDNRTIAALDALRSRLDVVRTVREEPRRKPDLSDRLNVSRSTVDRAVRELRSAGLLVRDDGEYVLTLYGELLADCYEAFLADAREVGAAGPLLEALPADAPMAREFLAGATVETADPPATHRPVSRFERLLAEADRMRGLSRTISQSTTPRLINERVRDGMTGELVVGADLAAHVRSDPHERSRERENVETGRYRLFEVDSIPYGLALLDLDDGTRAVVFVYDDDNDLLGTITADDPEAVAWAETLYERYRSRATDISSTLVD, encoded by the coding sequence GTGTCAGACAATCGGACGATCGCCGCCCTCGACGCCCTGCGGTCCCGCCTTGACGTCGTCCGGACGGTGCGTGAGGAGCCGCGTCGCAAGCCGGACCTCTCGGATCGACTGAACGTCTCCCGCTCGACCGTCGACCGTGCCGTCAGGGAACTCCGATCGGCCGGTCTCCTCGTGCGCGACGACGGCGAGTACGTCCTCACCCTCTACGGCGAGTTGCTCGCCGACTGCTACGAGGCGTTCCTCGCGGACGCTCGCGAGGTCGGCGCCGCCGGCCCGCTACTGGAGGCGCTGCCGGCCGACGCGCCGATGGCCCGCGAGTTCCTCGCCGGGGCGACGGTCGAGACGGCCGACCCACCGGCGACCCACCGGCCGGTCAGCCGGTTCGAGCGCCTCCTCGCCGAGGCCGACCGCATGCGCGGGCTCTCGCGGACCATCTCCCAGTCGACGACCCCGCGGCTCATCAACGAGCGGGTCCGCGACGGGATGACGGGTGAACTCGTCGTCGGCGCCGACCTCGCTGCACACGTGCGGTCCGACCCCCACGAGCGCAGTCGCGAACGAGAGAACGTCGAGACCGGCCGGTATCGCCTGTTCGAGGTCGACTCGATCCCCTACGGCCTCGCGTTGCTCGACCTCGACGACGGGACCCGCGCCGTCGTCTTCGTCTACGACGACGACAACGACCTCCTCGGGACGATTACCGCCGACGACCCCGAGGCCGTCGCGTGGGCCGAGACCCTCTACGAGCGCTACCGCTCGCGGGCGACGGACATCTCCTCGACGCTGGTCGACTAG
- a CDS encoding DUF6276 family protein — translation MACPACDAATVPFSVPEEYREHAPENAAAAAICTRCLTVVAADDADTDPDFSRVSDAFPARPDRAVPLALALGLCSSLATNRRGIEALLDAVERAGADPLLAIDRLLADPSVDPAIDLDRRRHQLEQLLY, via the coding sequence ATGGCCTGCCCGGCGTGTGACGCGGCGACCGTCCCGTTTTCCGTCCCCGAGGAGTACCGCGAGCACGCCCCCGAGAACGCGGCCGCCGCGGCGATCTGTACCCGGTGTCTCACCGTCGTCGCGGCCGACGACGCCGATACCGACCCCGACTTCTCCCGCGTGAGCGACGCCTTCCCCGCCCGCCCCGACCGGGCGGTGCCGCTGGCGCTCGCGCTCGGGCTGTGTTCGTCGCTTGCGACCAACCGGCGGGGGATCGAGGCGCTGCTCGACGCCGTCGAGCGCGCCGGCGCGGACCCCCTGCTGGCGATCGATCGGCTGCTGGCGGATCCGTCGGTCGACCCGGCGATCGACCTCGACCGGCGGCGTCACCAGCTCGAACAGCTGCTGTACTAG
- the minD gene encoding cell division ATPase MinD — protein sequence MSDNTVYAIASGKGGVGKTTTTVNVGAALATAGERVVVVDADLGMANLAGFVSLGTDSVTLHDVLSGEATVEDATYRLAENIFAVPSGTDLDDYAGTSPEGLGEAVAALRENFDYVLLDVGAGVNHETVLPLGLADAVVLVSTPEPASVHDARKTVELTDRAGGTVEGVVFTRARPKTDASYEEIAARLDVRLLGAIPENPAVRESVYAGTPIVVHEPPNPVSLAYRKLAARLAGVEVPMPADESDAVSSAVTEAEDS from the coding sequence ATGAGCGACAACACGGTATACGCCATCGCGAGCGGCAAAGGCGGCGTCGGGAAGACGACGACGACGGTGAACGTAGGGGCGGCGCTCGCGACGGCGGGCGAACGCGTCGTGGTCGTCGACGCCGACCTCGGCATGGCGAACCTCGCGGGGTTCGTGAGCCTCGGGACCGACTCGGTCACCCTCCACGACGTGCTCTCCGGCGAGGCCACCGTCGAGGACGCGACCTATCGGCTCGCGGAGAACATCTTCGCCGTCCCGAGCGGGACCGATCTCGACGACTACGCCGGAACCTCACCGGAGGGCCTCGGCGAGGCCGTCGCCGCCCTCCGCGAGAACTTCGACTACGTCCTCCTCGACGTCGGGGCGGGGGTCAACCACGAGACCGTCCTCCCGCTCGGGCTGGCCGACGCCGTCGTCCTCGTCTCGACGCCGGAACCCGCCTCCGTCCACGACGCGCGCAAGACGGTCGAACTCACCGACCGCGCCGGCGGGACGGTCGAGGGGGTCGTGTTCACGCGCGCGCGGCCGAAGACGGACGCCTCCTACGAGGAGATCGCCGCGCGACTCGACGTCCGGTTGCTGGGGGCGATCCCCGAGAACCCGGCCGTCCGCGAGAGCGTCTACGCCGGGACGCCGATCGTCGTCCACGAGCCCCCAAACCCGGTCTCGCTCGCCTACCGCAAACTCGCCGCGCGGCTGGCCGGCGTCGAGGTGCCGATGCCCGCCGACGAGTCCGACGCGGTGTCCAGCGCGGTCACGGAAGCCGAGGACTCCTGA
- a CDS encoding TetR/AcrR family transcriptional regulator: MRGFSDEERERIREQLIEHGRTLFARYGLEKTTISDLTEPVGIATSTFYRFFDSKEELYVRILQREGEEIERRLRAELDAAPDTAASIRTLLEVVTEEIETNPLIRSVVRNDDLERLAAGYEGGYEEGREQSFSYLLPIVRSWIEAGEVREDVDPEVIASTLRATTMVTLHQDEIGEDLYPETRDLLIDLVAEGLVEDDDRG, translated from the coding sequence ATGAGAGGATTCAGCGACGAGGAGCGCGAGCGGATTCGAGAGCAGTTGATCGAACACGGCCGGACGCTGTTCGCTCGGTACGGGCTGGAGAAGACGACGATAAGCGACCTGACGGAGCCGGTCGGAATCGCCACGAGCACGTTCTACCGCTTTTTCGACTCCAAAGAGGAGCTCTACGTCCGGATCCTCCAGCGAGAGGGCGAGGAGATCGAGCGCCGACTGCGGGCGGAACTCGACGCCGCCCCCGACACGGCGGCGTCGATCCGAACCCTGCTCGAGGTCGTCACCGAGGAGATCGAGACGAACCCGCTCATCCGCTCGGTCGTGCGAAACGACGACCTGGAACGGCTCGCCGCCGGGTACGAGGGCGGGTACGAGGAGGGGCGCGAACAGTCGTTCTCGTACCTGCTCCCGATCGTCCGGTCGTGGATCGAGGCGGGGGAGGTACGGGAGGACGTCGACCCCGAGGTGATCGCGAGCACGCTCCGGGCGACGACGATGGTGACGCTCCATCAGGACGAGATCGGGGAGGACCTCTACCCGGAGACGCGCGACCTGCTCATCGACCTCGTCGCCGAGGGGCTCGTCGAGGACGACGACCGCGGGTGA